From the genome of Yersinia enterocolitica, one region includes:
- a CDS encoding phosphoribosylformylglycinamidine synthase translates to MEILRGSPALSAFRITKLLSRCLDAHLLVSDIYAEYVHFADVSAQLSADEHARLQRLLKYGPSLPEHAPEGRLLLVTPRPGTISPWSSKATDIAHNCALPQVLRLERGLAFYIQGPDLNESQWQQLSALLHDRMMETVFTDLQQAEQLFSHHQPAPVQRVDILAQGRSALELANIKLGLALAPDEIDYLLAAFTGLGRNPTDIELYMFAQANSEHCRHKIFNADWIIDGVSQPKTLFKMIKNTFEHTPDYVLSAYKDNAAVMEGSQVGRFFAAPDNGVYDYHQEAAHILMKVETHNHPTAISPWPGAATGSGGEIRDEGATGRGAKPKAGLVGFSVSNLRIPGFEQPWEENFGKPDRIVTALDIMTEGPLGGAAFNNEFGRPALLGYFRTYEERVNSHNGTELRGYHKPIMLAGGIGNIRADHVQKGEITVGAKLVVLGGPSMNIGLGGGAASSMASGQSDADLDFASVQRDNPEMERRCQEVIDRCWQLGDHNPILFIHDVGAGGLSNAMPELVSDGGRGGRFELRDILNDEPGMSPLEVWCNESQERYVLAVAPAQMAQFDEICRRERAPYAVIGEATEEKHLTLNDRHFDNQPIDMPLDVLLGKTPKMLRDVTRLQAQGDALQRAEISIADAVKRVMHLPAVAEKTFLITIGDRSVTGMVTRDQMVGPWQIPVADCAVTSASLDSYYGEAMSLGERAPVALLDFAASARLAVGEALTNIAATQIGELKRIKLSANWMSAAGHPGEDAGLYEAVRAVGEELCPALEITIPVGKDSMSMKTRWQEGDEQREMTSPLSLVITAFARIEDVRHTVTPQLRTDKGDNALLLIDLGAGHNALGATALTQVYRQLGDKPADVRDVQQLAGFFNAMQCLVASQALLAYHDRSDGGLLVTLAEMAFAGHCGVQVDIHTLGDDALAALFNEELGAVIQVRAEQRAEVEKILADHGLANCVHYLGRAVEGDSFDIRSGTEVVYREKRSTLRLWWAETTWQMQRLRDNPDCADQEHQAKQVETDPGLNVQLTFDPAEDIAAPYIIKQVRPKVAVLREQGVNSHVEMAAAFHRAGFDAIDVHMSDLLAGRTDLQSFQTLVACGGFSYGDVLGAGEGWAKSILFNNRVRDEFEAFFHRPETLALGVCNGCQMMSNLRELIPGAEHWPRFVRNLSDRFEARFSLVEVANSPSLFMQDMAGSRLPIAVSHGEGRVEVRDAAHLAQLEQNNLVALRFVNNQGEVTEVYPANPNGSAHGITAVTSANGRATVMMPHPERVFRTVSNSWHPEEWGEDSPWMRMFRNARKQLG, encoded by the coding sequence ATGGAAATACTGCGTGGTTCGCCCGCTTTGTCGGCTTTTCGTATTACCAAACTGCTGTCCCGTTGCCTGGATGCTCACCTTTTGGTGAGTGATATCTACGCCGAATATGTTCACTTTGCCGATGTTAGCGCTCAGTTAAGTGCTGATGAACACGCCAGGCTCCAACGGCTGCTTAAGTATGGACCCTCTCTCCCTGAACATGCGCCAGAAGGGCGTTTGTTACTGGTTACGCCAAGGCCGGGGACCATTTCTCCGTGGTCTTCCAAAGCGACGGATATTGCGCACAACTGTGCGTTGCCACAGGTTCTGCGTCTGGAACGTGGCCTGGCTTTCTATATTCAAGGCCCAGACCTGAATGAAAGCCAATGGCAGCAATTGTCGGCGCTGCTGCATGACCGCATGATGGAAACGGTATTCACCGATTTGCAGCAAGCAGAGCAGTTATTCTCTCATCATCAACCTGCCCCAGTACAACGGGTGGATATCTTAGCGCAGGGCCGCAGTGCACTGGAGCTGGCTAATATTAAGCTGGGCCTGGCTCTTGCTCCAGATGAAATTGACTATTTGCTGGCCGCCTTTACCGGTCTGGGGCGTAACCCGACGGATATTGAGCTGTATATGTTTGCTCAGGCAAACTCTGAGCATTGTCGGCATAAAATCTTTAATGCAGATTGGATAATTGACGGTGTTTCTCAGCCTAAGACACTGTTTAAAATGATCAAAAATACCTTTGAACACACGCCGGATTACGTGTTGTCAGCCTATAAAGACAATGCGGCGGTGATGGAAGGTTCTCAGGTCGGGCGCTTCTTTGCTGCACCTGATAATGGCGTTTATGATTACCATCAGGAAGCGGCGCATATCCTGATGAAAGTAGAAACTCATAACCATCCGACGGCAATTTCACCCTGGCCGGGTGCTGCTACCGGGTCTGGTGGCGAAATCCGTGATGAAGGTGCTACCGGGCGTGGCGCTAAACCTAAAGCCGGTTTGGTGGGTTTCTCTGTTTCTAACCTGCGTATTCCCGGTTTTGAACAACCGTGGGAAGAGAATTTCGGTAAGCCGGATCGGATTGTGACTGCGCTGGATATCATGACCGAAGGTCCACTGGGCGGCGCGGCCTTTAACAACGAATTTGGCCGTCCGGCGCTGCTGGGCTACTTCCGTACTTATGAAGAGCGCGTCAACAGTCATAACGGCACTGAGTTACGTGGCTACCACAAGCCGATCATGCTGGCCGGTGGCATCGGTAATATTCGGGCCGACCATGTACAAAAAGGCGAGATAACAGTCGGTGCCAAGCTGGTGGTGCTCGGCGGCCCGTCGATGAATATCGGTCTGGGTGGCGGCGCGGCCTCTTCCATGGCATCGGGTCAGTCAGATGCGGATCTGGATTTTGCTTCGGTACAACGTGATAACCCGGAAATGGAACGCCGCTGTCAGGAAGTGATTGACCGTTGCTGGCAGTTAGGTGACCACAACCCGATTCTATTTATTCATGACGTCGGTGCGGGCGGTTTATCTAATGCCATGCCAGAACTGGTCAGTGATGGTGGTCGTGGCGGCCGTTTTGAGCTGCGTGACATCCTCAATGATGAGCCGGGCATGAGCCCGCTGGAAGTGTGGTGTAACGAGTCTCAGGAGCGTTATGTTCTGGCTGTTGCCCCCGCGCAGATGGCTCAGTTTGATGAAATTTGTCGCCGTGAACGTGCGCCCTATGCCGTTATAGGTGAAGCCACTGAAGAAAAACATCTGACACTGAATGACCGCCACTTCGATAATCAACCAATTGACATGCCTTTGGATGTCTTGCTGGGTAAAACGCCGAAGATGCTGCGTGATGTCACCCGCCTTCAGGCACAGGGTGATGCATTGCAACGTGCTGAGATAAGCATCGCTGATGCGGTCAAACGGGTGATGCATTTACCGGCAGTGGCAGAGAAAACCTTCTTGATTACCATCGGTGACCGTAGTGTGACCGGCATGGTGACACGTGATCAAATGGTTGGCCCGTGGCAGATTCCGGTGGCCGACTGTGCGGTTACCAGTGCCAGTCTGGACAGCTACTATGGTGAAGCGATGTCATTGGGTGAACGTGCGCCAGTGGCATTGCTAGACTTTGCCGCCTCAGCCCGTCTGGCGGTAGGCGAAGCACTGACCAATATCGCGGCCACTCAGATTGGTGAGCTAAAGCGCATTAAACTGTCAGCTAACTGGATGTCAGCAGCCGGTCATCCGGGTGAAGATGCCGGTTTGTACGAGGCGGTGCGTGCGGTGGGCGAAGAGCTATGTCCTGCGCTGGAGATTACCATCCCGGTGGGCAAAGACTCCATGTCGATGAAAACCCGCTGGCAGGAAGGTGATGAGCAGCGCGAAATGACCTCACCGCTCTCTCTGGTCATTACTGCTTTCGCCCGTATCGAAGATGTTCGCCATACGGTGACACCACAGTTACGCACTGATAAAGGCGATAACGCGCTGTTACTGATTGATTTAGGTGCTGGCCACAATGCCCTGGGTGCAACCGCCCTGACGCAAGTCTACCGTCAGTTAGGTGATAAACCTGCTGATGTGCGCGATGTACAGCAACTGGCAGGTTTCTTTAATGCGATGCAGTGCTTAGTGGCCTCTCAGGCATTACTGGCCTATCACGATCGCTCTGACGGCGGCTTACTGGTGACACTGGCTGAAATGGCCTTTGCCGGTCACTGTGGGGTGCAGGTTGATATTCACACCTTGGGTGATGACGCGCTGGCGGCGCTGTTTAATGAAGAGCTGGGAGCAGTGATTCAGGTACGTGCTGAACAGCGTGCTGAGGTGGAAAAAATTCTGGCAGACCACGGTCTGGCAAACTGTGTTCACTATCTGGGCCGTGCTGTTGAGGGGGATAGCTTCGATATTCGCAGTGGCACTGAGGTGGTATACCGCGAGAAACGCAGTACTCTGCGCTTGTGGTGGGCAGAAACTACCTGGCAAATGCAGCGGCTGCGCGATAACCCTGATTGTGCTGATCAAGAGCATCAAGCTAAACAGGTTGAAACTGATCCGGGCCTGAATGTCCAACTGACCTTTGATCCCGCAGAAGATATTGCCGCACCTTATATCATCAAGCAGGTTCGGCCAAAAGTGGCCGTATTGCGTGAGCAGGGGGTTAACTCCCACGTAGAAATGGCTGCCGCCTTCCATCGTGCCGGGTTTGATGCAATCGATGTACATATGAGTGACCTGCTGGCCGGCCGAACTGATTTGCAATCATTCCAGACCTTAGTGGCCTGTGGTGGTTTCTCTTACGGTGATGTGCTGGGGGCGGGTGAAGGTTGGGCAAAATCGATACTGTTTAACAACCGGGTTCGTGATGAGTTTGAAGCCTTCTTCCATCGCCCAGAAACATTGGCCTTGGGGGTCTGCAACGGTTGTCAGATGATGTCTAATCTGCGTGAACTTATTCCAGGGGCTGAACATTGGCCACGCTTTGTCCGCAACCTGTCTGATCGTTTTGAAGCGCGTTTCAGCTTGGTTGAAGTGGCCAATAGCCCATCGCTGTTTATGCAAGATATGGCCGGATCTCGCCTGCCAATTGCTGTTTCTCACGGTGAAGGGCGGGTTGAAGTGCGTGATGCGGCCCATCTGGCGCAGCTTGAGCAGAACAATCTGGTGGCATTGCGCTTTGTGAATAATCAGGGTGAGGTGACCGAGGTTTATCCGGCTAACCCGAATGGCTCAGCTCACGGGATTACTGCGGTGACTAGCGCCAATGGGCGGGCAACAGTAATGATGCCGCACCCAGAGCGGGTCTTCCGCACCGTCAGTAACTCCTGGCATCCAGAAGAGTGGGGCGAAGATAGCCCGTGGATGCGTATGTTCCGTAATGCGCGTAAGCAATTAGGTTAA
- a CDS encoding sensor histidine kinase (part of the GlrKR two-component signal transduction system involved in the regulation of glmY), with product MIGNEMISLKRWRLFPRSLRQLVLMAFLLVLLPLLVLAYQAYQSLDHLSTQAADINRTTLADARRSEAMTSVALEMERSYRQYCVLDDATLAKLYQHQRKQYAQMLDAHASILPDARYYQTLSSLLTQLSDIKCKNSGPEQNASTLLEQFSRSNAEMVQATRDVIFSRGQQLQKDIAERGQFFGWQSLLLFLVSVLLVVLFTRMIIGPVKGIERMINRLGEGRPLGNTALFKGPRELRSLAQRIIWLSERLAWLESQRHEFLRHISHELKTPLASMREGTELLADEVAGPLTQDQKEVVAILDNSSRHLQLLIEQLLDYNRKLADGPGEHENVELAEMVEDVISAHSLPARAKTLHTETDLQADICWADPTLLMRVLDNLYSNAVHYGEESGTIWIRSRRVDNRVQIDIANTGAPIPRSEETMIFEPFYQGSHQRKGAVKGSGLGLSIAQDCIRRMQGDLQLVAVDYAAVCFRVELPLTAENE from the coding sequence ATGATAGGTAATGAGATGATTTCGTTGAAAAGATGGCGTTTATTCCCCCGTTCTTTACGTCAATTGGTGCTCATGGCATTTCTGTTGGTGCTGTTACCTTTATTGGTGCTGGCATATCAGGCTTATCAAAGCCTTGACCATCTAAGCACGCAGGCGGCCGACATTAATCGTACTACGCTGGCAGATGCGCGGCGCAGTGAGGCGATGACCAGTGTGGCGCTCGAAATGGAGCGTAGTTATCGCCAGTACTGTGTATTAGATGATGCAACACTGGCAAAGTTATATCAGCACCAACGTAAACAGTACGCTCAAATGCTTGATGCGCACGCCTCTATCCTGCCAGATGCCCGTTACTATCAGACTCTGAGCAGTTTACTGACACAACTTTCTGATATTAAATGTAAAAATAGTGGCCCGGAACAAAATGCGTCAACGCTATTAGAGCAGTTCTCCCGCTCCAATGCCGAAATGGTACAGGCAACGCGCGATGTGATTTTCTCCCGCGGTCAGCAATTACAAAAAGATATTGCCGAACGTGGGCAATTCTTTGGTTGGCAATCCCTGTTGCTGTTTTTGGTCAGTGTGCTGTTAGTGGTGTTATTCACCCGGATGATAATCGGGCCGGTTAAAGGCATTGAGCGGATGATTAATCGCTTAGGTGAAGGGCGACCATTAGGTAATACGGCGCTATTTAAAGGGCCACGCGAGTTACGCTCACTGGCACAGCGTATTATTTGGCTCAGCGAGCGCTTAGCGTGGTTAGAGTCACAGCGCCACGAGTTTTTGCGCCATATCTCTCATGAATTGAAAACACCACTCGCCAGTATGCGCGAAGGGACCGAATTGTTAGCGGATGAGGTTGCCGGGCCATTGACGCAAGATCAAAAAGAAGTTGTGGCAATCCTTGATAACAGCAGTCGTCATTTGCAATTATTGATTGAGCAATTATTAGACTATAACCGTAAACTGGCAGACGGCCCCGGTGAACATGAGAATGTTGAACTGGCGGAAATGGTTGAGGATGTTATCTCAGCCCATAGTTTACCCGCACGGGCCAAGACTCTACATACTGAGACGGATCTGCAAGCGGACATTTGTTGGGCAGATCCGACATTATTAATGCGGGTATTGGATAATCTCTACTCCAATGCGGTGCACTATGGCGAGGAATCCGGTACCATTTGGATTCGCAGCCGTCGGGTAGATAACCGCGTACAAATTGATATTGCCAATACCGGGGCGCCGATCCCGCGTTCTGAAGAAACCATGATATTTGAGCCTTTTTATCAGGGAAGCCATCAGCGAAAAGGGGCCGTCAAAGGTAGTGGGTTGGGGCTGAGTATTGCTCAGGACTGCATCAGACGTATGCAGGGCGACTTGCAACTGGTAGCTGTTGATTACGCTGCGGTTTGCTTTCGTGTTGAATTGCCATTAACCGCCGAGAATGAATGA
- a CDS encoding two-component system QseEF-associated lipoprotein QseG: MPAGKSGTGIFWRALLLAPLLLTGCTDNPASSRFSQAVQLVIPETKIVDYRTLSCDVLWDLDDKETLENSLYWLRAMDCAERMGSTQARALAKSLPVVAWPSAFKQGILVSSAEPSMAERRQVVERLNSYSQSVPGAVRPLIQLWREQQVLRISLAEERIRYQRLQDESDTQIDRLRESQVRLQYNLLDTTRKLENLTDIERQLSSRKQLQNEIPETDVDSKPAIVPKPLEAKPQPKVEPAKPVEAKPTEAKPVEAKPTEAKPVEAKPTEAKPVEAKPTEAKPVETKPAETKPTAPQADTKAAPQSVEKPADTYTPPVVPPTDVPPATNKESHDATQTGQSTAG; encoded by the coding sequence ATGCCCGCGGGCAAATCTGGTACGGGTATTTTTTGGCGAGCATTGTTGCTGGCCCCACTCTTACTTACCGGATGTACTGATAATCCCGCCAGTAGCCGTTTTTCACAAGCAGTGCAGTTGGTCATACCGGAAACGAAAATCGTTGATTATCGGACCTTATCCTGCGATGTGCTGTGGGATCTTGATGATAAAGAGACACTGGAAAACTCCCTGTACTGGCTACGGGCAATGGACTGTGCAGAGCGTATGGGGTCTACTCAAGCGCGAGCATTAGCGAAGTCATTGCCGGTAGTGGCATGGCCTTCGGCCTTCAAGCAGGGCATTTTAGTCAGCAGTGCCGAGCCTTCAATGGCGGAACGTCGTCAAGTGGTTGAGCGTTTGAACAGTTATAGCCAAAGCGTCCCTGGCGCTGTGCGCCCACTGATTCAGCTATGGCGTGAGCAACAGGTGCTGCGCATCTCTCTGGCAGAAGAGCGCATTCGCTACCAGCGCTTACAGGACGAATCGGACACCCAGATTGATCGCCTGCGAGAAAGCCAGGTCCGGTTGCAATATAACTTACTGGATACTACCCGTAAGCTGGAAAACCTGACTGATATCGAACGGCAGCTTTCATCACGCAAGCAGTTGCAGAATGAAATTCCAGAAACGGATGTGGATAGCAAACCAGCCATCGTGCCGAAACCGCTAGAAGCTAAACCACAGCCCAAAGTTGAGCCAGCTAAACCGGTTGAAGCCAAACCGACTGAAGCTAAACCGGTTGAAGCCAAACCGACTGAAGCTAAACCGGTTGAAGCCAAACCGACCGAAGCTAAACCGGTTGAAGCCAAACCGACTGAAGCTAAACCGGTTGAAACCAAACCGGCAGAAACCAAGCCGACAGCGCCTCAAGCTGATACTAAAGCGGCCCCACAATCGGTAGAAAAACCGGCTGATACTTATACTCCGCCAGTGGTACCACCAACGGATGTACCACCTGCCACCAATAAGGAATCTCATGACGCCACGCAAACCGGCCAATCTACTGCTGGTTGA
- a CDS encoding two-component system response regulator GlrR, which produces MTPRKPANLLLVDDDPSLLKLLGMRLTSEGFNVTTAESGQEALRLLMREKIDLVISDLRMDEMDGMALFVEIQKHQPGMPVIILTAHGSIPDAVAATQQGVFSFLTKPVDRDALYKAIDAALELSIPAGDDTWREEIVTRSPVMLRLLEQAKMVAQSDVSVLIIGQSGTGKEVLAQAIHAASPRAKKAFIAINCGALPEQLLESELFGHAKGAFTGAVSSREGLFQAAEGGTLFLDEIGDMPLSLQVKLLRVLQERKVRPLGSNRDLSIDVRVISATHRDLPKAMAKNEFREDLYYRLNVVNLKIPALHERSEDIPLLANHLLRESAKRHKPFVRSFSTDAMKRLMTASWPGNVRQLVNVIEQCVALTSAPVISEALVEQALEGENTALPTFVEARNQFELNYLRKLLQITTGNVTQAARMAGRNRTEFYKLLSRHELDANDFKE; this is translated from the coding sequence ATGACGCCACGCAAACCGGCCAATCTACTGCTGGTTGATGACGACCCCAGCTTACTTAAGTTACTGGGGATGCGTTTAACCAGCGAAGGGTTTAATGTCACCACGGCTGAAAGCGGCCAGGAAGCATTGCGTTTGTTAATGCGTGAAAAGATAGACTTGGTTATCAGTGATTTGCGTATGGATGAAATGGATGGCATGGCGCTGTTCGTCGAAATTCAGAAACATCAGCCAGGTATGCCAGTGATTATCCTGACCGCCCACGGCTCTATCCCTGATGCGGTGGCTGCCACCCAGCAAGGGGTGTTCAGTTTTCTGACCAAACCGGTTGATCGCGATGCTTTGTATAAAGCCATTGATGCAGCTTTAGAGCTTTCTATTCCTGCCGGTGATGATACCTGGCGTGAAGAGATAGTGACCCGCAGCCCGGTTATGTTGCGCCTGCTGGAGCAGGCCAAAATGGTGGCGCAATCTGACGTCAGTGTGCTGATTATCGGGCAAAGTGGAACCGGTAAAGAGGTTCTGGCGCAAGCTATCCATGCTGCCAGCCCTCGGGCGAAAAAAGCCTTTATCGCCATTAACTGTGGTGCATTGCCGGAACAGTTGTTGGAGTCAGAACTGTTTGGTCATGCTAAAGGCGCGTTTACCGGTGCGGTCAGTAGCCGTGAAGGGCTATTTCAAGCCGCAGAAGGCGGCACGCTGTTTTTAGACGAAATTGGCGATATGCCACTGTCTTTACAGGTTAAATTACTGCGAGTGCTGCAAGAACGCAAAGTGCGTCCGCTGGGCAGTAACCGTGATTTAAGTATCGATGTGCGGGTCATTTCAGCCACCCACCGTGATTTGCCTAAAGCCATGGCAAAAAATGAATTCCGCGAAGATCTCTACTATCGTTTGAATGTGGTGAATCTGAAGATCCCGGCACTGCATGAGCGCTCAGAAGATATCCCGCTGCTGGCTAATCATCTATTACGTGAATCAGCTAAGCGGCATAAGCCCTTTGTCCGCAGTTTCTCAACTGATGCTATGAAGCGGTTAATGACCGCCAGTTGGCCGGGTAACGTGCGTCAATTGGTCAACGTGATTGAACAATGTGTGGCACTCACCTCAGCTCCGGTCATTAGTGAAGCATTGGTTGAGCAGGCACTGGAAGGGGAAAACACGGCATTACCAACCTTTGTTGAAGCTCGTAATCAGTTCGAATTGAATTATTTGCGTAAGCTGCTACAAATCACCACCGGTAATGTGACCCAGGCTGCCCGGATGGCGGGGCGTAACCGTACCGAGTTTTACAAGTTATTGTCGCGCCATGAGCTGGATGCCAATGATTTTAAAGAATAA
- a CDS encoding NAD+ synthase (NH(3)-dependent; catalyzes the formation of nicotinamide adenine dinucleotide (NAD) from nicotinic acid adenine dinucleotide (NAAD) using either ammonia or glutamine as the amide donor and ATP; ammonia-utilizing enzymes include the ones from Bacillus and Escherichia coli while glutamine-utilizing enzymes include the Mycobacterial one; forms homodimers), whose protein sequence is MSRSLSIALAQLNWLVGDIEGNTERMLQTLNEQQKAGASLVMFSELALSGYPPEDLLYRDDFYQRCEAQLDRLQAATQHTAILVGHPWREEGNLYNALSLFADGKLLGRYFKQQLPNYGVFDEKRYFSAGHESCVVELNGYRLGLLICEDLWFDGPVDAAKAAGAEVILSINASPYNREKPYIRKTLMAAHCQRTGLPLVYLNQIGGQDELIFDGCSKVFDAAGNMTHRLAAFAEQTTLLQLNECNVVPMTAPVAELPPLAQVYEALVLAVRDYVTKNGFNGAVLGLSGGIDSALTLAIAVDALGKDKVQALMMPFRYTADISIADAKEEAEILGIEFDVLSIEPMFDAFMGQLAPMFAGTGRDTTEENLQARCRGVVLMALSNKRRSIVLTTGNKSEMAVGYATLYGDMAGGFDVLKDVPKTLVFKLSEYRNTVSYVIPQRVITRPPSAELAPDQKDEDSLPPYDILDAILEGYVEQDKSVADLVADGFDETIVRKVIRLVDINEYKRRQSAVGPRITARNFGKDRRYPITSGFGRKNW, encoded by the coding sequence ATGAGCAGATCACTTTCCATTGCGTTAGCCCAGTTGAATTGGCTGGTTGGCGATATTGAAGGCAACACTGAACGTATGTTGCAAACCTTAAATGAGCAGCAGAAGGCGGGTGCCTCACTGGTTATGTTCTCCGAGCTGGCTTTGTCCGGTTACCCGCCAGAAGATCTGCTGTATCGTGATGATTTTTATCAACGTTGTGAAGCGCAACTGGATCGTTTGCAGGCGGCAACGCAGCATACGGCGATACTGGTGGGGCATCCGTGGCGCGAAGAGGGCAACTTGTATAACGCATTGTCCCTGTTTGCTGATGGTAAATTGCTAGGGCGCTATTTTAAACAACAATTGCCTAACTACGGTGTGTTCGACGAAAAACGTTATTTCTCTGCCGGTCATGAAAGCTGTGTCGTGGAACTGAATGGCTACCGGTTGGGGCTGCTTATCTGTGAAGATTTATGGTTCGATGGCCCGGTAGATGCCGCTAAAGCTGCCGGTGCAGAGGTGATATTGTCGATCAATGCCTCGCCATATAACCGTGAAAAACCGTATATTCGTAAAACTCTGATGGCAGCACATTGCCAGCGTACCGGGTTGCCATTGGTCTATCTCAACCAGATTGGTGGGCAGGATGAGCTGATTTTTGATGGTTGCTCCAAGGTATTCGATGCGGCGGGTAATATGACGCATCGTTTGGCGGCTTTTGCGGAACAGACTACCTTATTGCAATTGAATGAGTGCAATGTGGTCCCTATGACGGCCCCTGTCGCAGAGTTACCGCCATTAGCGCAAGTGTATGAAGCGCTGGTGTTGGCGGTGCGTGATTACGTGACCAAAAATGGGTTTAATGGCGCGGTACTGGGCTTGTCCGGTGGGATTGACTCGGCGCTGACACTGGCGATTGCAGTTGATGCGCTGGGCAAAGATAAAGTCCAGGCATTGATGATGCCGTTCCGCTACACCGCCGATATCAGTATTGCGGATGCTAAAGAAGAAGCTGAAATTCTCGGTATTGAATTTGATGTGCTGTCCATCGAGCCGATGTTTGATGCTTTTATGGGCCAACTGGCACCGATGTTTGCCGGAACAGGGCGCGATACCACGGAAGAGAATCTACAGGCACGCTGCCGCGGTGTCGTATTGATGGCCTTGTCTAACAAGCGTCGCAGTATTGTATTAACTACCGGTAACAAAAGTGAAATGGCGGTGGGCTATGCCACGCTGTACGGTGATATGGCCGGTGGTTTTGATGTATTGAAAGATGTGCCAAAGACCTTGGTGTTTAAACTGTCGGAATACCGTAATACCGTCTCTTATGTGATTCCACAGCGGGTGATTACTCGTCCACCGTCTGCTGAGTTGGCTCCTGATCAGAAAGATGAGGACAGTCTGCCACCTTATGATATTTTGGACGCTATTCTCGAAGGGTACGTCGAGCAGGATAAGTCGGTGGCTGATTTGGTCGCAGACGGTTTTGATGAAACTATCGTGCGTAAGGTCATTCGCCTGGTAGATATCAATGAATATAAGCGGCGTCAGTCGGCTGTCGGGCCACGTATTACTGCCCGCAATTTTGGTAAAGATAGACGCTATCCGATTACATCAGGCTTTGGCCGCAAGAATTGGTAA
- a CDS encoding nitrogen regulatory protein P-II yields the protein MKKIDAIIKPFKLDDVREALAEVGITGMTVTEVKGFGRQKGHTELYRGAEYMVDFLPKVKIEIVVADDIVDTCVEAIMQTAQTGKIGDGKIFVFDVSRVVRIRTGEQDEEAI from the coding sequence ATGAAAAAAATTGACGCGATTATTAAGCCATTCAAACTGGATGATGTCCGTGAGGCACTGGCTGAAGTCGGTATCACCGGGATGACAGTGACAGAAGTAAAAGGTTTTGGTCGCCAGAAAGGGCATACCGAACTGTACCGTGGCGCTGAGTATATGGTGGATTTCCTGCCAAAAGTAAAAATAGAAATTGTGGTTGCTGACGATATTGTCGATACCTGCGTTGAAGCGATTATGCAAACGGCCCAGACAGGTAAAATTGGCGACGGCAAAATCTTTGTATTTGATGTCTCTCGTGTGGTGCGTATCCGCACCGGTGAGCAAGACGAAGAAGCGATTTAA
- a CDS encoding DUF2620 domain-containing protein gives MKKIGIAGLQRELIREMIEQTAPNTFETFILSDMDAAIKVKEGQLDYYIGACNTGAGAALSMAIAIIGYNKSATIAKPGIKAKPEQIEKWVTEGKVAFGLSVEHIEHAIPLLITQLR, from the coding sequence ATGAAGAAGATTGGCATTGCCGGGCTGCAACGAGAGTTAATACGCGAAATGATTGAGCAGACGGCACCTAATACCTTTGAGACATTTATTCTCTCGGACATGGATGCGGCTATCAAAGTGAAAGAAGGTCAATTGGACTATTATATCGGTGCCTGTAACACTGGTGCTGGAGCGGCATTATCAATGGCTATCGCGATTATTGGTTATAACAAAAGTGCCACTATCGCCAAGCCTGGAATCAAGGCGAAACCTGAGCAAATAGAGAAGTGGGTGACTGAGGGCAAAGTGGCATTTGGCTTATCCGTCGAACATATTGAACATGCAATCCCACTACTGATTACACAGTTGCGCTAA